The following nucleotide sequence is from Flavobacterium sp. N1736.
CTGTAAAAGGCTTAAATGGAGGACATTCAGGAATGGATATTCATAAAGGTCTTGGAAATGCCAATAAGATCATGAATCGTTTGTTATTTGATGGTTTTGAAAACTTCGGATTGCAAGTTGTAGAAATTAATGGTGGAAGTTTACGAAATGCGATTCCGAGAGAAAGTGTTGCAAAAGTAATTATTTCTGAAATGTTTGATGAAGCCTATATTTTTGATATGCAGGAAATCATCAACGATATAAAAGCAGAATATAAAACTACTGAACCAAACCTTTCAATTGAAATCGTAAAATGTGATTTACCTGAAAAAGTAATGGATTTAGGTGTTCAGGAAGGAATTATAAGAGCAATTTATGCTGCTCATAATGGCGTTTACAGAATGAGCCCTGACATGGCTGATTTAGTTGAAACTTCAAACAATATTGCCAGAGTTATCATAAAAGATGGTGAAATTCTGGTAGGATGTTTAACCCGTTCTTCTGTTGAAAGTTCAAAATTTGATTTAGCAAATTCATTACGTTCAGCTTTTGAATTAGTGGGTTGCGAGGTAGAACTTTCTGGTTCTTACCCGGGCTGGACACCAAATGTTAATTCTGAAATATTAGATACTCTGGTTGGAATTTATGAAAAACAAAACGGAGATAAACCAAAAGTGGTAGCTTGTCATGCTGGTCTTGAATGTGGAATTTTAGGCACAAATTATCCTGATATGGATATGATTTCTTTTGGACCAACAATTCATGGTGCACATTCGCCAGATGAAAGAGCAAGTATTTCATCTGCTCAAAAATATTGGAAATTTGTATTGGAAATTCTTTCGAATATTCCGGTAAAATAGTAATAGTATTCAGTCACAGTCTCAGTATTCAGTTTTAAAGAACTGCAAACTGAGACTGTAAACTGAGACTGAAAACTAATCCCTTTTAGGACTATTTTTCTTTTCTCTTTTTTCTTCTTTTTTCTCTTTAGCCGTTTTTAACGGTTCTTTTTTTGCTGTTTTTTTAGCATCCTGACTCTTTGCCATAATATTTAAATTTAATTAATTTCTTTTTTTGATTGTAAGTAAATATAGCTATAATATTCTGATTTGTTTACAATATTACCTTAGAAAGTCTCCATCGATTATTAATAACTCGACACCTTTTGTTGTTACAGAGCGGTGAGAACTGACTTCATCAGACACAATATAAGTGATTCCTTTTGAAAGTTTAAACTTTTGTCCGTTCTCTAATTCACTAATAAATTCGCCTTCAAGACAATGTACAATATGTCCTTTTTGGCACCAGTGATCAGCAATATATTTTTCAGAATAAGTAACTTTTCGAATCCGTAAACCTCCTAATTGTAAGGTTTGCCAATAAGCTGTTCCGCTTTCTCCCGAATGTTCTGTTTTTTCAATGAGATTCCAATCAATGGTTTGAAAAGGTATTGAAGTCATGGTTTTCGTTTTTTTTGTTATTGATTCTAAACAAAAAATCCTCAATTACTACTGGTAAATGAGGATTTTTAATTTTATTTAAAAGTAAAATTAATTACGTTTTAATACTTTATATTGTTCATAACAGGCGCTAATTGCGTCCATAATCTGTAAATCGTTTGCTGTTTGAATAAAAGAGTCAGAGTAATTACAACGCTGTAAAATTTCAGGTATTTCATCTTTACTAACGCCTAAAAGTACCGATACCGTTTCACGATCATATTTTGATTCTAAAAGATTTCTAACCGTATCATCTTTCTTCATTTCCTTTAGTTTCTTGAGTTCTTTTCCGTTTTTTCCAAAGAAACCATACAAAACGTCAGCGGGGTTAAAAATAGATCCTAATACCTTGCCAAAAGCATTTGGAGAATATTCACCTGCTTCATAACCTTGTGTAAGACCAGAAATACTGTAACGATAATTTTCTTTCGTAGGAATTAATTTTGAATCGACTTCAAGATAGCCCGTTAAGTTAAAAGGAGCAATAACCACTTCTTCAAGCGCAATTGCTTTTTCAGTAAGCTGAATTCGCGTTACTTTATTTTTTATCCAGTCATTGGTAACTCTGATTCTTAAAGACTGAAAACCTAAAATCGAAAAGTGGATGGTGTCATTTGGCTGTACATCAATTTCAAAGTATCCTTTAGCGTCAGATTTTGCACCACGGACTTTGTTGGTATTGATGATGTTAACATTAGAAAGTGGTTGTTTACTATTGTCATTGATAATGTATCCTGATACTCTTTGCGGAACATTAGATTCTGTGTCTTGCGCAAAACCAAAAGTTGAGAATAGTGTAAAAAAGAAAACTGCGAAATATTTCATATCCTGATTTAAAGCACTAAAAGTACTAAATAGGGATTAAATATTTCGCAGTCTTCGAATATAATTATAAGAAAATTAACAAAGAGAATTAATCTCTTCTTGGTCTTCTTGGTCTTGGCGAATCACCAAAGCTTTCAGAACGTCTTGGGGCTCTGTCTGAACCACCTTCTGTTCTTGGAGTTGAGCTTCTAAAACCACCTTCTCTTTTTGGAGCAGATGAACTTCTGTCGCTTCTGAAACCGCCACCTTCTCTTGGAGCTGAGTTTCTGTCGCTTCTAAAACCTCCGCCACCAGAACCACCTTCACGTCTGGGACCGAAGCTTCCTCCGCCTTCACGTCTTGGACCTCCAGAAGAACGTCCACCGCCGCTGCGTCCATTATGGTCACGTCTTCCGCCACCATCATTTTTAGAAATTTCAACATTAATACGACGTCCTTCTAATTGTACGTTGTTTAATACTTCCATTACTTTATCAGTGTGTTCAGGATCAGTGTTAAAGAAAGAAAAACCTTCTTTTACATCTACTTTGAAAACGTCATCACGACCTAAGTCTAATGTTTCTTTCAAGTAATCTTTTAGCGTCATCCAGTCGAAATTGTCTCTTGAACCAATGTTTACAAAATAACGAACTGCTCCGTTATTATTAAATTCTCTTGGTTCAGAATCAGTTCTTTCGCGTCTTTCAGAACCTGAAGACTGATTAGAAATATCTCTGTTCTTTTTGTAGTAAGCAATGAAACGGTTAAATTCTACTGAAACCATTTTCTTAATCAATTCTTCTTTAGATAAACCTTCAAGAACATTGTTGATTGCCGGTAAATAGTTGTCAATTTCGTGATCAACCTCAGTATCTTTAATTTTATTTGCTAAGTGCAATAATTGAATTTCGCAAATTTCGATTCCTGATGGAATAGCTTTTTCTTCAAACTTTTGTTTGATGATTCTTTCGATAGAAGAAATTTTACGCAACTCACTTTTTGTAACAATTACAATAGAAGTTCCTAATTTTCCGGCTCTACCGGTACGTCCTGAACGGTGATTGTAAGTTTCAATTTCGTCAGGAAGCTGGTAATTTACTACGTGAGTAATATTATCAACGTCAATACCACGTGCAGCAACGTCAGTAGCAACAAGCATCTGAATTTGTCTTCCACGGAAAGATTTCATTACACCATCACGTTGCGCCTGAGATAAATCTCCGTGCAATGCAGCAGCGCTGTATCCATCTTCAATTAATTTTTCAGCTACAGCTTGTGTATCTCTTTTAGTACGACAGAAAACCACAGAGAAAATATCCGGATTTGCATCGGCTAAACGTTTTAAAGCTTCGTAACGATCACGTGCATTTACTAAGTAAAATTCGTGAGAAACTGTTGCAGAACCTGAGTTCTTAGCTCCAACAGTAATTTCTACAGGATCGCTCATGAATTGTTTTGCAATTCTTGCAACCTCTTGTGGCATAGTTGCAGAGAACAACCATGTACTTTTTTGATCTGGAGTATCGGATAAAATAGATACGATATCCTCATAAAATCCCATGTTTAACATTTCGTCAGCCTCATCAAGAATACAGTAATCTATATTTTTAATGTTTACTAAACCTCTGTTAATCATGTCTTGCATTCTTCCCGGAGTTGCCACAATAATTTGTGCTCCTCTTTTAATGTCCCTAGCTTGCTCTGTAATACTAGCCCCGCCGTAAACTGCTACCACATTAATACCTTTCTCGTATTTTGAGTAGTTTTTAAGTTCGTTGGTAATCTGTAAACAAAGTTCTCGTGTTGGCGATAAAACTAATGCTTGTGTATTCCTGTTGTCAGCATCAATTTTTTGAATTAGCGGAAAACCGAAAGCTGCCGTTTTCCCTGTCCCTGTCTGAGCCAACGCAACCATATCTGTGTCTTTTTCCAATAATAGGGGAATCGCCTTTTCCTGTACCTCTGACGGATTTTCAAATCCTAGATCTAAAATCGCCTTCAGTAACGATTCATTCAATCCTAATTGTTCAAATTTATTCATATGTATTTTTAAAATAGGGTGCAAAATTACTGTTAATTATTCAGATAAACTAATGCTATTTTAAGAATTATGTATTTGTTATGATTTGATTATCAAAAAGTTATGTTTAATGTAAAATGATTTTTACTGCGAATCGAAGAAAATAGCAAAAAATTTCGTCGTGAAATTTAAAATTTCGACTTTAAAATGTTTTATTTGGAACAATTATTTTGTGGAGTTCAGAAAATCAATTAGTTGCTGAGTTGCTTTTGCACGATGGCTGATTTTATTCTTAATTTCAGAAGATAATTCGGCAAAAGTCTCCTTATAGTTTTCAGGCTGAAATATCGGGTCATATCCAAAACCATGATTTCCGGTTTTATTCAAAGTAATTTCGCCTTTTGCAATTCCTGTAAAAAGATGTTGTTTTCCTTTTAAGTTTAAAGCTATAACAGTTTTGAATTGAGCGCTGCGATCTTCTTTATCTGATAAAGCTTCTAAAAGTTTATTCATATTATCATCAGCATTACGCTGTTCGCCGGCATATCTTGCTGAGTAAACACCCGGCTCACCATTTAAAGCTATAACTTCCAGACCGGTATCATCAGCAAAACAATCATAATCATATTTTTCGGTAACATAATTGGCTTTCAAAATCGCGTTTCCTTCAATAGTTTCAGCAGTTTCAGGAATATCTTCGTGACAGCCAATATCCTCAAGACTTAATAATTGTATCGATCCGTTTAAGATACTTTGAATTTCTTTAATTTTATTTTGATTGTTTGAAGCGAAAACAAGTTGCATAATAAGGAGTTTAGTTGTATGAATATTTCAAACACAAATTTAGAATTCTTATATTTGATAAGTTGCCTAAAAATAAAATAAATGCAGATATCCGCACTCTATAAAAAATAATGCCTTTTGTGAAACCGTATCGAAAAATGGTAATCGCAACTTTATTACTTACTTTTTTAGGTTCATTTGCAGCACAGGTAAATGCTTTAATATTAAAGTATACCGTTGATACAATCAGTAATTTAATGGTGGCGCATGAACCATTATCAAAAGGATTTCATTTATTGGGCATTATAAGTATTGTTTTGCTTTCTAAAGAGTTAATTTATTCAGTCGTGCAATTTGGACAGAAATTTTATGGAGAAAAACTACGCATATTTATAACCCGCGATATTTCGCAGACAATCGTAGAGAAAATTTTAAGCTACAGAATGGAGTTTTACACGTCAGGCGAAAATGAAAGTGGAAAACTTCAAACCAGAATCGATTTAGGAATCAGCAGTTTAACACGATTGGTACAAAACTTTTTTATTGATATTCTGCCCTTGTTTGCTAATGCTTTTGTGGCTTTGATCTTGATGTTTTATGCCAATGTTTATGTTGGTTTGGTAAGTTTATGTATTATTCCAATTTACTTTTATGTCAGTCAGTTGCAAGCCAGTAAATTAAGTGGCTTTCGCCGAAGAATGCGTAATTATCGTGAAACAAAGAATAACGGGATCATAAGTTTAATTGAATCCATAACGGTAATTAAATCTTTTGTTCGCGAACCAATGGAAGCAGATCGGCATCAGAAAATTCAGTTTGAAATGACCGAAAATCAATTGGCTACCAGAAAAACCAGTTTCATTTTTGAAAGTATTAAAGGATTTATAGAACAAATAGGAGTAGTCATAATCATTATTCTTACCGCTTATTTTGTTTTGAATAATACGATGACGATTGGTGCAATCATGTTTCATATTATGTTATTTAATAATGTTTCGTCTCCAATCAGGCAGTTACACCGAATTTATGATGAAGTAAATGATGCTTTAATTTATTCAGAAGGTTTCTTCGATATTTTAGAATCTGAAAATGAAAAAGAAATCAGCGGGAATTATATTCCTGAAAAAATAGTGGGTTTAATTGAAGTTAAAAATGTTGATTTTGCTTATCCAAATGGAACCAAAGCACTTTCGGATATTAATTTTACCATAAAACCAAATGAAACAACTGCTTTGGTGGGTTTAAGCGGAGCCGGAAAAAGTACTATTATTAATTTGCTGGATAAGTTTTATTTGCCTTCTTCCGGAAAAATTTATCTGGATGGAGTTGATTTAAATGATTATAATACTGATTTTCTGCGAAAAAACATTGGATTGGTTTTGCAGAAGAACCACATTTTTAAAGGTACAATTGCTGAGAATATTCTTTACGGAAATCCCGAAGCTTCAAAATCAGAAGTTATAGATGCGGCTAAACAAGCTTATATTCATGAACAAGTGATGCAATTGCCTAAAGGATACGATTCTGATGCGCATTTGCTTTCTGGCGGACAACAACAACGAATCGCAATTGCGAGGTTGTTTTTAAAAAATCCGCCCATTATTTTTTTAGACGAACCTACGGCAAGTCTCGATGCAATTGCGACTGAGCAAATAAAGAAATCATTAGACGCCATAAAAAAAGACAGAACAGTGATTATTATTTCGCATAGTATTTCTCAAATTATTGATGCATCACATATTATTGTTTTAGAAAAAGGAAGATGTATAGAACAAGGTGCACATGATGAACTGTATGATAACAAATCAGTGTATTATGAGATATTTACGGCAATGGCGAATAGTTTAAATATTGATAAAATTACGCAGACGCTTGAGTAATTGATTACTACGCAGATATAATCGTCAATCTTGTCATTCTGAGGAACGAAGAATCTCAGCAAGTAGCTCCGCACGCAAAATCGCCAATCTTTGTAGAGTTTTTTACGGAGATTCTTCGTTCCTCAGAATGACAAGATTGGCGATTTTGATTGCGAGGTTTGCGCCAAACCCGACAGGTTTTTAAAACCTGTCGGGTTTACAGGATTTCAAGTTTTAAGTTTGGTTGGTTTTAGTACTTTTTTAGGTAAACAAAAATACAAAGATTCGGATTGGTTCTACTTATTTTATAAATTTATCAATTCTATAAACCTCTATCAAAAATAACCACATGAATACAAGATTTACAACGCTGATTTTGACTTTGTTTCTACTAGGAAATATAGGTTATTCTCAAAAAGACAAATCCTTTAATATTAAAAAACAGCTTGAATATTGTGCGAATCAGGCTTCTGAAACTTTAAAAGTAATTCCGAATGATGGAACTTCGCCAAGAACTATTCCGTTAGGAAGCAAAGAATGGAAGTTTGTAAATTACAAAGATTGGACGAGTGGTTTCTGGCCTGGAGAATTGTGGTATTTATATGAAGCAACCGGAGATAAAAAATGGGAAAAAGAAGCCGATAAATTCAGTCAGTTTTTAACACCATTGTCTGTAAACAAAGCAAATGATCATGATTTAGGATTTCAGGTTTTTAATAGCTTTGGAAACGGATATCGATTAACCAAAAATCCGGCATACAAAACTATTATCTTGAAAACTGCTGATACGCTGGCTACGCTTTTTAATCCAAAAGTAGGAACAATTCAGTCTTGGCCTCATAATAAATTTGGCGGTCATAACACAATCATCGATAATATGATGAATTTAGAATTGCTTTTTTGGGCATCTAAAAATGGAGGAAACAAAAAGCTATATGATATTGCCGTAAAACATGCTGAAACTACAATGAATAATCATTTCAGACCAGATTACAGTTCGTATCACGTTATAATTTATGATTATGAAACCGGCAAAAAGATAAAAGGAAGAACTGCACAAGGATATAGCGACGATAGTATGTGGGCGAGAGGTCAGGCTTGGGCAATTTATGGTTTTACAATGGTTTACAGAGAAACAAAAGATCCTAAGTTTTTAGATTTTGCTCATAAAATAGCGCGTGTTTATTTGGACAGATTAACAACTGACGATTTAGTTCCGTATTGGGATTTTAATGCGCCTAACATTCCAAATGAACCCAGAGATGCATCTGCAGCAGCAATTGTATCTTCGGCATTAATTGAATTGAGTTCGTATACAAAAGATAAAACACTGAAAAATGAATATCTTACCAAATCTAAAAAAATGATCGTTTCGCTTTCTGACCATTATCAGAGTCATGATGTTAATTCGGCATTTTTACTTCATTCAACCGGGCACAAACCAGCCGGAAGTGAAATTGATTGTTCTATAAATTATGCAGATTATTATTATCTTGAAGCACTTTTGAGACTTCAAAAACTAAAATAAAATTAAAGATTATGATGAAGAAAATAAGCCAAATCTTGTTTGCTATTATTTTTGCAGTAATACTGTTAAGTTGTAAAAACACGAAACAAAAACTTCAGGAATATGTAGCTTCATACAATGCTGATGCTAAAAATTTTAAGAGTGATCACGTAACACTTACAACTGCAAGAGGTTACATTAATGACAATAAAATCGAATTGCGATTTGAAACCGATTTGAAGCAAAACGATTCTAATAAGTCGGAAGCTGTAAAGAAATTTCCTGATGTATTGAAAGAGATGCTAAACAAAGATCAAATTCCAAAAGAATTAGTAAACGAAGGAGTTCAGTTTGATGTTTATTTTTTGGCTGATGATAATACGGTGTTCGTAAAAGAGATTGTTAATACGGAAACAATGC
It contains:
- a CDS encoding aminoacyl-histidine dipeptidase is translated as MSQEIRNLEPKALWNKFADLNAVPRPSKKEERVIEFMKNFGNSLGLETFEDEIRNVIIRKPATPGMENRKAIVMQGHLDMVHQKNADTVFDFDTQGIDMYVDGDWVRARGTTLGADNGLGVATIMAILESKDIPHPAIEALFTIDEETGMTGALNLKGGILQGQILLNLDTEEDDEIDIGCAGGIDVTATRTYHEEEVPEGSVGHIITVKGLNGGHSGMDIHKGLGNANKIMNRLLFDGFENFGLQVVEINGGSLRNAIPRESVAKVIISEMFDEAYIFDMQEIINDIKAEYKTTEPNLSIEIVKCDLPEKVMDLGVQEGIIRAIYAAHNGVYRMSPDMADLVETSNNIARVIIKDGEILVGCLTRSSVESSKFDLANSLRSAFELVGCEVELSGSYPGWTPNVNSEILDTLVGIYEKQNGDKPKVVACHAGLECGILGTNYPDMDMISFGPTIHGAHSPDERASISSAQKYWKFVLEILSNIPVK
- a CDS encoding DHCW motif cupin fold protein, whose product is MTSIPFQTIDWNLIEKTEHSGESGTAYWQTLQLGGLRIRKVTYSEKYIADHWCQKGHIVHCLEGEFISELENGQKFKLSKGITYIVSDEVSSHRSVTTKGVELLIIDGDFLR
- a CDS encoding carboxypeptidase-like regulatory domain-containing protein; amino-acid sequence: MKYFAVFFFTLFSTFGFAQDTESNVPQRVSGYIINDNSKQPLSNVNIINTNKVRGAKSDAKGYFEIDVQPNDTIHFSILGFQSLRIRVTNDWIKNKVTRIQLTEKAIALEEVVIAPFNLTGYLEVDSKLIPTKENYRYSISGLTQGYEAGEYSPNAFGKVLGSIFNPADVLYGFFGKNGKELKKLKEMKKDDTVRNLLESKYDRETVSVLLGVSKDEIPEILQRCNYSDSFIQTANDLQIMDAISACYEQYKVLKRN
- a CDS encoding DEAD/DEAH box helicase, giving the protein MNKFEQLGLNESLLKAILDLGFENPSEVQEKAIPLLLEKDTDMVALAQTGTGKTAAFGFPLIQKIDADNRNTQALVLSPTRELCLQITNELKNYSKYEKGINVVAVYGGASITEQARDIKRGAQIIVATPGRMQDMINRGLVNIKNIDYCILDEADEMLNMGFYEDIVSILSDTPDQKSTWLFSATMPQEVARIAKQFMSDPVEITVGAKNSGSATVSHEFYLVNARDRYEALKRLADANPDIFSVVFCRTKRDTQAVAEKLIEDGYSAAALHGDLSQAQRDGVMKSFRGRQIQMLVATDVAARGIDVDNITHVVNYQLPDEIETYNHRSGRTGRAGKLGTSIVIVTKSELRKISSIERIIKQKFEEKAIPSGIEICEIQLLHLANKIKDTEVDHEIDNYLPAINNVLEGLSKEELIKKMVSVEFNRFIAYYKKNRDISNQSSGSERRERTDSEPREFNNNGAVRYFVNIGSRDNFDWMTLKDYLKETLDLGRDDVFKVDVKEGFSFFNTDPEHTDKVMEVLNNVQLEGRRINVEISKNDGGGRRDHNGRSGGGRSSGGPRREGGGSFGPRREGGSGGGGFRSDRNSAPREGGGFRSDRSSSAPKREGGFRSSTPRTEGGSDRAPRRSESFGDSPRPRRPRRD
- a CDS encoding non-canonical purine NTP diphosphatase; amino-acid sequence: MQLVFASNNQNKIKEIQSILNGSIQLLSLEDIGCHEDIPETAETIEGNAILKANYVTEKYDYDCFADDTGLEVIALNGEPGVYSARYAGEQRNADDNMNKLLEALSDKEDRSAQFKTVIALNLKGKQHLFTGIAKGEITLNKTGNHGFGYDPIFQPENYKETFAELSSEIKNKISHRAKATQQLIDFLNSTK
- a CDS encoding ABC transporter ATP-binding protein, with the protein product MPFVKPYRKMVIATLLLTFLGSFAAQVNALILKYTVDTISNLMVAHEPLSKGFHLLGIISIVLLSKELIYSVVQFGQKFYGEKLRIFITRDISQTIVEKILSYRMEFYTSGENESGKLQTRIDLGISSLTRLVQNFFIDILPLFANAFVALILMFYANVYVGLVSLCIIPIYFYVSQLQASKLSGFRRRMRNYRETKNNGIISLIESITVIKSFVREPMEADRHQKIQFEMTENQLATRKTSFIFESIKGFIEQIGVVIIIILTAYFVLNNTMTIGAIMFHIMLFNNVSSPIRQLHRIYDEVNDALIYSEGFFDILESENEKEISGNYIPEKIVGLIEVKNVDFAYPNGTKALSDINFTIKPNETTALVGLSGAGKSTIINLLDKFYLPSSGKIYLDGVDLNDYNTDFLRKNIGLVLQKNHIFKGTIAENILYGNPEASKSEVIDAAKQAYIHEQVMQLPKGYDSDAHLLSGGQQQRIAIARLFLKNPPIIFLDEPTASLDAIATEQIKKSLDAIKKDRTVIIISHSISQIIDASHIIVLEKGRCIEQGAHDELYDNKSVYYEIFTAMANSLNIDKITQTLE
- a CDS encoding glycoside hydrolase family 88 protein; protein product: MNTRFTTLILTLFLLGNIGYSQKDKSFNIKKQLEYCANQASETLKVIPNDGTSPRTIPLGSKEWKFVNYKDWTSGFWPGELWYLYEATGDKKWEKEADKFSQFLTPLSVNKANDHDLGFQVFNSFGNGYRLTKNPAYKTIILKTADTLATLFNPKVGTIQSWPHNKFGGHNTIIDNMMNLELLFWASKNGGNKKLYDIAVKHAETTMNNHFRPDYSSYHVIIYDYETGKKIKGRTAQGYSDDSMWARGQAWAIYGFTMVYRETKDPKFLDFAHKIARVYLDRLTTDDLVPYWDFNAPNIPNEPRDASAAAIVSSALIELSSYTKDKTLKNEYLTKSKKMIVSLSDHYQSHDVNSAFLLHSTGHKPAGSEIDCSINYADYYYLEALLRLQKLK